The following proteins are encoded in a genomic region of Prionailurus viverrinus isolate Anna chromosome E3, UM_Priviv_1.0, whole genome shotgun sequence:
- the PRM3 gene encoding protamine-3, which produces MRQGGRPGTLTPSWPIGVAFPPGLERQPTRAMGSRCAKLSTGHSRSYESPMKKLVACVSQDNFSLSSEGEGEEGGEEEDDEEVEEEEDEEELPVQGKLLLIEDERQEKEGAEEEPAAQQSPEPKQTHS; this is translated from the exons ATGAGGCAAGGTGGCCGGCCTGGAACTCTGACTCCGTCCTGGCCTATAGGTG TGGCCTTCCCTCCCGGTCTGGAGAGGCAGCCAACGCGGGCAATGGGTTCCCGCTGTGCCAAGCTCAGCACTGGCCACAGCCGGAGCTACGAATCCCCCATGAAGAAGCTCGTGGCCTGCGTGAGTCAGGATAACTTCTCCTTGTCGTccgagggggagggagaagaggggggagaggaggaggacgacgaggaggtggaagaggaggaggacgaggaggagctCCCAGTGCAGGGCAAGCTGCTGCTGATAGAGGACGAGCGGCAGGAGAAGGAGGGTGCGGAAGAAGAGCCTGCGGCCCAGCAGAGCCCCGAGCCCAAGCAGACGCACTCCTGA
- the PRM2 gene encoding protamine-2 gives MVRCCRRSPSGHPQQGQEHGQHECQDKEQEQAVNAEDIQVDQRTHKDSCYRHRRSSQRRRYRACRRRRRSCQRRRRQRGACRSRTGGHRRVRTRRCQRRH, from the exons ATGGTCCGATGCTGCAGGAGGAGTCCGAGCGGACACCCACAGCAGGGGCAGGAGCACGGCCAGCATGAGTGCCAGGACAAGGAGCAGGAGCAGGCGGTGAACGCAGAGGACATCCAGGTGGACCAGAGGACCCACAAAGACTCCTGCTACAGACACAGGCGCTCTTCCCAAAGGCGGCGGTACAGGGCCTGCAGGAGGAGGAGACGCTCCTGCCAAAGGAGAAGGCGCCAGCGAGGTGCCTGCAGGTCCAGGACCGGAG GCCACAGAAGGGTCAGGACAAGGAGGTGCCAGAGGCGACACTAA
- the TNP2 gene encoding nuclear transition protein 2 — protein MDTKTQSLPITHTQPHGNSRPQSHTCSQCCGRSRSRSRSSGHSPTGHQSQSPDPSPPPRHQKHSMRSHRCPPRPTTRSCSYPKNRRNSGGKVKKRKAAKRSPRVYKTKRRNSGRKYN, from the exons ATGGACACCAAGACGCAGAGCCTTCCCATCACCCACACCCAGCCCCACGGCAACTCTCGGCCCCAAAGCCACACCTGCAGCCAGTGCTGcggccggagccggagccggagccggagctcCGGCCACAGCCCaactggccaccagagccagagTCCAGACCCCAGCCCCCCGCCGAGGCACCAGAAACACAGCATGCGCTCCCACCGCTGCCCCCCGCGACCCACCACTCGTTCCTGCAGCTACCCCAAGAACAGAAGGAATTCGGGAGGAAAGGTGAAAAAGAGGAAGGCGGCCAAGAGGAGCCCGCGGGTGTATAAAACAAAGAGGCGGAACTCAG GGCGGAAATACAACTGA